The genomic stretch GCGCTGTGCACGGCGACAGTGGTCAGGCCCATGGCCTTGGCGGTGCGCATCACCCGGCAAGCGATTTCGCCGCGGTTGGCGACCAGCAGGGTGGTCAAAGCGGGGCGGCTCATGGGCGCGGCTCCTTCTTGTCAACGGTTTGCCAGGCAGGGCGGCGTTTTTCCAGGAAAGCGCGCAGGCCCTCCTGGCCTTCGGCGCTGACGCGGATGCGGGCGATGGTGTTTTCGCAGTAACGGCGCAGGGCCGGGCTGAGTTCGCCGTCGTCCACTTCGCGCAGCAAGTCCTTGGTGGCGCGCAATGCTTGTGGGCTGTTCTGCAGCAGGTTGCCTACCCAGGCTTCGACGTGGTCGTCCAGTTCGCTGGCCGGGTATACCTCGGCCAGCAGGCCCAGTTCGCGGGCCCGTACGCCGCTGAAGCGCTCGGCGGTGAGGGCGTAGCGGCGCGCGGCGCGTTCGCCAATGGCCTTGACCACGAACGGGCTGATGACCGCCGGGGCCAGACCGATGCGTACTTCCGACAGGCACAGCTGGGCGTCTTCGGCGCCGATAGCCATGTCGCAGCAGCTGATCAGGCCCAGCGCGCCACCGAAGGCGGCGCCTTGCACCACGGCCAGGGTCGGGGCCTTGAGGCGGTGCAGGGCGTACATCAGCTCGCCCAGCTCGTGGGCATCATCCAGGTTGGTGTTGAAGTCCAGTTGTGCCGACTGCTGCATCCAGGCCAGGTCGGCACCGGCGCTGAAGTGCCGGCCACGGCCGCGCAGCAGCACAAAGCGCAGGCTGGTGTCTTCGGCCAACTGGTCGATGGCCACGATCAGCTCGCGGATCATCTGCGCGTTGAAGGCGTTGTTCTTGTCCTCGCGGCTTAGCCACAGGGTGGCAAAGCCGCGCGGGTCGCGGATCACTTCAAGGGTGCTGAAATCGCTCATGGGTCACATCCGGAAAATGCCGAAGCGGCTCTGTTCGATCGGCGCGTTCAGCGCGGCAGACAACGCCAGGCCGAGGACGTCGCGGGTCTGTGCCGGGTCGATGACGCCGTCGTCCCACAGGCGGGCGCTGGAATAATAGGGGTGGCCCTGACGCTCGTACTGGTCGAGGATCGGCTGCTTGAGCCTGGCTTCGTCTTCGGCACTGAATGGCTGGCCGCTGCGTTCGCTTTGCTCACGCTTGACCTGGGCCAGCACACCGGCGGCCTGTTCGGCGCCCATTACGCCAATCCGCGCGTTAGGCCACATCCACAGGAAGCGCGGGTCGTAGGCGCGGCCGCACATGCCGTAGTTGCCGGCACCAAAGCTGCCGCCGATGATCACCGTGAACTTCGGCACCTGGGCGCAGGCCACAGCGGTGACCAGCTTGGCGCCGTGCTTGGCGATGCCGCCTTCTTCGTACTTCTTGCCCACCATGAACCCGGTGATGTTCTGCAGGAACAGCAGCGGGATGCCGCGCTGGCAGGCCAGTTCGATGAAGTGCGCACCTTTTTGCGCGGCTTCGGCAAAGAGGATGCCGTTGTTGGCCAGGATGGCCACCGGGTAGCCGTGCAGATGGGCGAAGCCGCACACCAGGGTGGTGCCGAACAGCGCCTTGAATTCATCGAACACCGAGCCATCGACCAGGCGGGCGATCACCTCGCGCACGTCGAACGGTTGTTTGGCATCGGCCGGCACCACGCCGTACAGCTCATCGGCCGCATACAGCGGTGCCACCGGTGCCAGGCGTTGTAGCTTGCCCAGCTTGTGCCAGTTGAGGTTGGCCACGCTGCGTCGCGCGATGGCCAGGGCGTGTTCGTCGTTGTCGGCATAATGGTCGGCGACGCCACTGGTGCGGCAGTGCACATCGGCGCCCCCCAAGTCTTCGGCACTGACCACTTCACCGGTGGCGGCTTTTACCAGCGGCGGTCCCGCGAGGAAGATGGTCGCCTGCTGCCGCACCATGATCGCTTCGTCGGCCATGGCCGGCACGTAAGCGCCGCCAGCGGTGCACGAGCCCATCACCACGGCGATCTGCGGGATGCCTTGTGCGCTCATGTTGGCCTGGTTGAAGAAGATGCGCCCGAAGTGCTCACGGTCGGGGAACACTTCGTCCTGGCGTGGCAGGTTGGCGCCGCCGGAGTCCACCAGGTAGATGCATGGCAGACGGTTCTGCAGGGCGATGGTTTGTGCACGCAGGTGTTTCTTTACGGTCAGCGGGTAGTACGAGCCGCCTTTTACCGTGGCGTCGTTGGCCACGATCATGCATTCGACGCCCTCGATACGGCCGATGCCGGCAATCACGCCCGCAGCCGGCACGTCCTCGCCGTATACCTCATGGGCGGCCAACTGGCCGATCTCGAGGAACGGCGAGCCCGGGTCCAGCAGGCGGTCGATACGCTCGCGCGGCAGCAGCTTGCCACGTGAGGTATGACGTTCCTGAGCCTTGGGCCCGCCGCCCTGGGCAACCTGGGCGAGCAGGCCGCGCAGGGCCTGGACCTGCTCGAGCATGGCCGCGCTGTTGATGGCGAATTCTGCCGAACGCGGGTTGATCTGGGTGTGCAAGGTAGCCATGTGCGCCCGTCCCTTATGTTCAGCGGGTTTCGTTGAACAGTTCGCGGCCAATCAGCATCCGGCGGATTTCGCTGGTGCCGGCACCGATTTCGTACAGCTTGGCGTCGCGCAACAGGCGGCCAGCCGGGAATTCGTTGATATAGCCGTTGCCGCCAAGAATCTGGATCGCCTCCAGGGCCATTTGCGTGGCACGCTCGGCGGTGTACAGGATCACGCCGGCAGCGTCCTTGCGGGTGGTCTCGCCACGGTCGCAGGCCTGGGCCACGGCATACAGGTAGGCGCGGCTGGCGTTCAGCTGGGTGTACATGTCGGCAATCTTGCCCTGGATCAGCTGGAACTCGCCGATGCTCTGGCCGAATTGCTTGCGGTCGTGGATATACGGCACCACCAGGTCCATGCAGCTTTGCATGATGCCGGTCGGGCCGCCGGACAGCACCACACGTTCGTAGTCCAGGCCGCTCATCAGGACGCGCACGCCGCCGTTGAGCTGGCCCAGAATGTTCTCTGCCGGTACTTCCACGCCATCGAAGAACAGCTCGCAGGTGTTGGACCCGCGCATTCCCAGCTTGTCGAACTTGTTGCTGCGGCTGAAGCCCTTCCAGTCACGCTCGACGATGAACGCGGTGATGCCGTGCGCACCCTTGTCCAGGTCGGTCTTGGCGTAAATCACGTAGGTGTTGGCGTCGGGACCGTTGGTGATCCAGGTCTTGCTGCCGTTGAGCACGTAGTGATCGCCGCGTTTTTCTGCGCGCAGTTTCATCGACACCACGTCGGAGCCGGCATTGGGCTCGCTCATGGCCAAGGCGCCGATGTGCTCGCCGCTGATCAGCTTGGGCAGGTACTTGAGCTTCTGCTCATGGGTGCCGTTGCGGTTGATCTGGTTGACGCACAGGTTGGAATGGGCGCCGTAGGACAGCGCCACCGAGGCGGAGCCACGGCTGATTTCTTCCATCGACACCACATGGGCCAGGTAGCCCAGGCCAGCGCCGCCGTACTCTTCCGGTACGGTGATGCCCAGCAGGCCCATGTCACCGAACTTGCGCCACATGTCGGCGGGGAACAGGTTGTCGTGGTCGATCTGCGCGGCGCGCGGGGCCAGTTCGGCGGCGACGAAGGTGCGCACCTGGTCGCGGAGCATGTCGATGGTTTCGCCCAGGGCGAAGTTCAGGGAGGGGTAATGCATGCTGGGGCACCTTCTTGTTCTTGGAAATTGGGTAACACCGTAGCTCAAAGCCTAATCGCTGACCCCTGTAGGAGCGGGCTTGCCCGCGAATGCGTCAGCAGGACCACCGTCATTGCCTGGGTGATCGCATTCGCGGGCAAGCCCGCTCCTGCAAGGGTCGGCGTCATGCCGGAGGTTCCGGTATCGTTCATCACCTTTACGTTAACGTAAACCTGCGGGGAGGCACTGTCAATCCACTCGTCACCTTTACGTAAACGTAAATCTGCGCCAGAGTATTCCCGCTTGCTTCAGCCGTGCCCAAAACAACCACAAGAAGGGACACCCATGAGTCAACCGAGCTATACCCGCGGTCGCCAGGACCGACCCTTGCTGACCCAGACCATCGGCCAGGCCTTCGATGCCACCGTAGCCCGCTGTTCCGACAGCGAGGCCTTGGTGTCCCGCCACCAGGGCCTGCGTTACAGCTGGCGGCAGCTGGCCGAACAGGTCGAAATACACGCCCGCGCGCTGATCGCACTGGGCGTGAACACCGGCGACCGTGTTGGCATCTGGTCGCCCAACTGCGCCCAGTGGTGCATCTTGCAGCTGGCCAGTGCCAAGGTCGGCGCCATCCTGGTCAACATCAACCCGGCCTACCGTGTGGGTGAGCTGGAGTACGTGTTGCGCCAGTCTGGCTGCCGCTGGCTGGTCTGCGCTGAAGCCTTCAAGACGTCTGATTACCACGCCATGCTGCAGGAGCTGGTGCCTGAACTGGCCAGCGCCCGGCCTGGTGAGCTGGCCAGTGAATGCCTGCCCGAGTTGCGTGGTGTCATCAGCCTGGCCGCCAACCCGCCTGCCGGCTTCCTGCCCTGGCACGCCTTGGCCGAGTGGGCAGGGCAGACGTCTGTCGAGGCTTGCACTGCCCGTCAGCAAAGCCTGCAATTCGACCAGCCGGTAAACATCCAGTACACCTCCGGCACCACCGGTGCACCCAAAGGTGCCACGCTCAGTCACTACAACATCCTCAACAACGGTTTCATGGTGGGTGAAAGCCTTGGCCTGACAGCCCGCGACCGTATGGTGATTCCGGTGCCGCTGTACCATTGCTTCGGCATGGTCATGGCCAACCTCGGCTGCATCACCCACGGCAGCACCATGATCTACCCTAACGATGCTTTCGACGCCGAACTTACCTTGCGCGCCGTGGCCGAAGAGCGCGCCAGCATCCTCTATGGCGTGCCGACCATGTTCATCGCCATGCTCGATCACCCATCGCGCGCCCACATGGACCTGTCGACCCTGCGCAGCGGCATCATGGCCGGTGCCACCTGCCCGATCGAGGTGATGCGCCGGGTCATCGACCAGATGCACATGGCAGAAGTGCAGATCGCCTACGGCATGACCGAAACCAGCCCGGTGTCACTGCAGACCGGCCCGGACGATGATCTGGAGCTGCGCGTGACCACCGTCGGCCGCACCCAGCCGCAGCTGGAAAACAAACTGGTGGACGCCGATGGCTGCATCGTCGCGCGCGGCGAGATTGGCGAACTGTGCACCCGCGGCTACAGCGTGATGCTTGGCTACTGGGACAACCCCCAGGCCACGGCGGATGCCATCGACCCGGCCGGCTGGATGCATTCGGGTGACCTGGCGGTGATGGACGAGCAGGGCTATGTGCGCATCGTCGGGCGCAACAAGGACATGATCATTCGCGGCGGCGAGAACATTTATCCGCGTGAGCTGGAAGAGTTTTTCTACACCCACCCGGCGGTGGCCGATGCGCAGGTGATCGGCATTCCGTGCAGCCGCTATGGCGAAGAGATCGTCGCCTGGATCAAGCTGCACCCTGGGCACAGCGCCACGGTCGAGGAACTGCAGGGCTGGTGCAAGACGCGCATCGCCCACTTCAAGGTGCCGCGATATATCCGCTTTGTCGACGAGTACCCGATGACCGTGACCGGCAAGGTGCAGAAGTTCCGCATGCGCGAGATCAGTGTGGCGGAGATTGCGGCTGCATCTGCGGGTTGATGTGCGAGTGCGGCCGGCCTCTTCGCGGGTAAACCCGCTCCTACAGGGACAGCGCCGCATTCAAGGCCGGCACGGTCGCTGCAGGAGCGGGTTTACCCGCGAAGAGGCCGGTCCGTTCAAGGCAAGACCTTCGCCTTGCCAAGCGTTTGATCATCCTCAACCATAACCTGCGACCAAACACGTTACTGGCAGAATTACCCGGTGCCGTGGTCTACCCTTAAGCCTTCACCGGTGGCTCCTGGCTCGGCGGGTCGCCCACTGTCGGCGGCACGGTCGGCTTGATCGGCAGCTCGTCCGGCTCTTCTTCCGGTACGGGTGGCGGCAAGCTCGGGTCGTCGATGTTGGGATCGGGTGTCTCCGGTGGAATGGGAATGTTCATGGCCTGACCTCGCGTGGGTGGGTGAAGAGGTGCTGTAGGCTCTGACCGCTGGCAGCTGCCGTTCGCTCAATTATTTTGAACCCCCCGCCTGTGCCCGGCTCTGAACCCTTACCGCCACCAGCCTGAGGGAGCAAGGTCGATGTCACGAAACGAGCCCTTTGAAAGCGTGCCCATGGCGAACGATCACCCGGACCAGGCCATCAGCCTGTCCCAGGCGCTGCTGGCGCCGCGTATCGTGATCGAAGACACCCAACCTGTGCTCGACGCCGGCAGCTTCGCCGCCAAGGCCGTCAGTGGCCAGCCAGTGGCAGTCAGCACCAAGGCCTACAGCGACGGCCACGACCGCCTGGCGGTGATGCTCAACTGGCGCCAGGCGCACAGCCGGCGCTGGCATTGCGTGCCGATGCAGTCGGCGGGCAACGACCTGTGGCAGGCCGAGTTCACCCCCACCGAACTGGGTCCGCACCGGTTCAGTATCGAGGCCTGGATCGACCCGTTTGCCACCTATTGCCACGATCTGGAGAAGAAGTACCACGCCGGCGTCGAGGTAAAACTGGAATTGGAAGAAGGCCGTTTGATGCTCGGCACAGGCATCGAACTGTGCAGCGGCGCCCTGCGCGAGGCGCTAGAGGCCTTGCAGCAGCGCCTGCCCACGCTCAGTATCGATGACCAGGTGGCTTTGTTTCTCGACCCGACCACCGCCCGCCTGATGGGCGAAGCCGAACACCGCAGCTACCTGACCCGCAGCCCTGATTTCCCCCTTGATGTCGACCGCCCGGCCGCACTGTTCGCCAGCTGGTACGAGCTGTTCCCGCGCTCCATTACCGACGACCCGCAGCGCCACGGCACCTTCAACGACGTGCACGAACGGCTGCCGATGATCCGCGACATGGGCTTCGACGTACTGTACTTCCCGCCCATCCACCCCATCGGCATGCAGCATCGCAAGGGCCGCAACAACGCCCTCAAGGCCGAGCCGGGCGACCCGGGCAGCCCTTATGCCATCGGCAGCCCGGAGGGCGGCCACGAGGCGATTCACCCGCAACTGGGCAGCCGCGATGACTTCCGTCGACTGGTGGCTGCGGCGGCGGAACACGGCCTGGAAATCGCCCTCGATTTCGCCATCCAGTGCTCCCAGGACCACCCTTGGCTCAAGGAGCACCCGGGCTGGTTCAGCTGGCGCCCGGACGGCACCATCCGCTACGCCGAAAACCCGCCGAAAAAGTACCAGGACATCGTCAACGTCGATTTCTATGCGCCAGAGGCCGTGCCTTCGCTGTGGCTCGCCCTGCGCGATGTGGTGGTCGGCTGGGTCGAGGAGGGCGTGAAGACCTTCCGCGTCGACAACCCGCACACCAAGCCGTTGCCGTTCTGGCAATGGCTGATCGGCAATGTGCGCAGCCAGCACCCCGACGTCATCTTCCTCGCCGAAGCCTTTACCAAGCCGGCGATGATGGCGCGCCTGGGCAAGGTCGGCTACGCACAGAGCTATACCTATTTCACCTGGCGCAACCACAAGCAGGAGCTGCGCGAATATTTCGAGCAGCTCAACCAGCCGCCGTGGAGCCAGTGCTACCGGCCCAACTTCTTCGTCAATACACCGGACATCAACCCATTTTTCCTGCACACCTCAGGCCGCGCAGGGTTTCTTATCCGTGCGGCGCTGGCGACCATGGGCTCAGGCTTGTGGGGCATGTATTCGGGCTTCGAGCTGTGCGAGGGCACGCCGTTGCCGGGCAAGGAGGAATACCTGGATTCGGAGAAGTACGAAATCCGCCCACGTGATTTCACCCAGCCCGGCAACATCATTGCCGAGATCGCCCAGCTCAACCGCATCCGCCGGCAGAACCGTGCCTTGCAAACCCACCTAGGTGTGGCCTTCTTCAATTGCTGGAACGACAACATCCTGTACTTCGCCAAGCGTACGCCTGAGCGTGACAACTACATCCTGGTGGCCATCAGCCTCGACCCGCACAACGCCCAGGAGGCGCATTTCGAGTTGCCACTGTGGGAGCTGGGGCTGGACGACAACGCCGAAACCCAAGGTGAAGACCTGATGAACGGCCACCGCTGGTCGTGGTACGGCAAGACCCAATGGATGCGCATAGAGCCCTGGCACCTGCCGTTCGGCATCTGGCGCATCGAGAAAGCCGGGTAAAACCGGCCTGCAGCCTTTTCCCCCCCTGTGGGAGCGGGCATGCCCGCGAACACCGGCAGAGCCGGTGCCAAGCACCGCGGTGGCTGATTCGCGGGCACGCCCGCTCCCACAGCGATGGTGCAAGAAGGGGCAAACATGCAATTGAAAGGAGTCGCACATGGCCAAGCGTTCCCGCCCGGCAGCCTTCATCGACGACCCGCTGTGGTACAAGGACGCCGTCATCTACCAGCTGCACAT from Pseudomonas putida encodes the following:
- a CDS encoding AMP-binding protein; its protein translation is MSQPSYTRGRQDRPLLTQTIGQAFDATVARCSDSEALVSRHQGLRYSWRQLAEQVEIHARALIALGVNTGDRVGIWSPNCAQWCILQLASAKVGAILVNINPAYRVGELEYVLRQSGCRWLVCAEAFKTSDYHAMLQELVPELASARPGELASECLPELRGVISLAANPPAGFLPWHALAEWAGQTSVEACTARQQSLQFDQPVNIQYTSGTTGAPKGATLSHYNILNNGFMVGESLGLTARDRMVIPVPLYHCFGMVMANLGCITHGSTMIYPNDAFDAELTLRAVAEERASILYGVPTMFIAMLDHPSRAHMDLSTLRSGIMAGATCPIEVMRRVIDQMHMAEVQIAYGMTETSPVSLQTGPDDDLELRVTTVGRTQPQLENKLVDADGCIVARGEIGELCTRGYSVMLGYWDNPQATADAIDPAGWMHSGDLAVMDEQGYVRIVGRNKDMIIRGGENIYPRELEEFFYTHPAVADAQVIGIPCSRYGEEIVAWIKLHPGHSATVEELQGWCKTRIAHFKVPRYIRFVDEYPMTVTGKVQKFRMREISVAEIAAASAG
- a CDS encoding gamma-carboxygeranoyl-CoA hydratase — protein: MSDFSTLEVIRDPRGFATLWLSREDKNNAFNAQMIRELIVAIDQLAEDTSLRFVLLRGRGRHFSAGADLAWMQQSAQLDFNTNLDDAHELGELMYALHRLKAPTLAVVQGAAFGGALGLISCCDMAIGAEDAQLCLSEVRIGLAPAVISPFVVKAIGERAARRYALTAERFSGVRARELGLLAEVYPASELDDHVEAWVGNLLQNSPQALRATKDLLREVDDGELSPALRRYCENTIARIRVSAEGQEGLRAFLEKRRPAWQTVDKKEPRP
- a CDS encoding methylcrotonoyl-CoA carboxylase, with product MATLHTQINPRSAEFAINSAAMLEQVQALRGLLAQVAQGGGPKAQERHTSRGKLLPRERIDRLLDPGSPFLEIGQLAAHEVYGEDVPAAGVIAGIGRIEGVECMIVANDATVKGGSYYPLTVKKHLRAQTIALQNRLPCIYLVDSGGANLPRQDEVFPDREHFGRIFFNQANMSAQGIPQIAVVMGSCTAGGAYVPAMADEAIMVRQQATIFLAGPPLVKAATGEVVSAEDLGGADVHCRTSGVADHYADNDEHALAIARRSVANLNWHKLGKLQRLAPVAPLYAADELYGVVPADAKQPFDVREVIARLVDGSVFDEFKALFGTTLVCGFAHLHGYPVAILANNGILFAEAAQKGAHFIELACQRGIPLLFLQNITGFMVGKKYEEGGIAKHGAKLVTAVACAQVPKFTVIIGGSFGAGNYGMCGRAYDPRFLWMWPNARIGVMGAEQAAGVLAQVKREQSERSGQPFSAEDEARLKQPILDQYERQGHPYYSSARLWDDGVIDPAQTRDVLGLALSAALNAPIEQSRFGIFRM
- a CDS encoding isovaleryl-CoA dehydrogenase (catalyzes the formation of 3-methylbut-2-enoyl CoA from 3-methylbutanoyl CoA) encodes the protein MHYPSLNFALGETIDMLRDQVRTFVAAELAPRAAQIDHDNLFPADMWRKFGDMGLLGITVPEEYGGAGLGYLAHVVSMEEISRGSASVALSYGAHSNLCVNQINRNGTHEQKLKYLPKLISGEHIGALAMSEPNAGSDVVSMKLRAEKRGDHYVLNGSKTWITNGPDANTYVIYAKTDLDKGAHGITAFIVERDWKGFSRSNKFDKLGMRGSNTCELFFDGVEVPAENILGQLNGGVRVLMSGLDYERVVLSGGPTGIMQSCMDLVVPYIHDRKQFGQSIGEFQLIQGKIADMYTQLNASRAYLYAVAQACDRGETTRKDAAGVILYTAERATQMALEAIQILGGNGYINEFPAGRLLRDAKLYEIGAGTSEIRRMLIGRELFNETR
- a CDS encoding DUF3416 domain-containing protein, which codes for MSRNEPFESVPMANDHPDQAISLSQALLAPRIVIEDTQPVLDAGSFAAKAVSGQPVAVSTKAYSDGHDRLAVMLNWRQAHSRRWHCVPMQSAGNDLWQAEFTPTELGPHRFSIEAWIDPFATYCHDLEKKYHAGVEVKLELEEGRLMLGTGIELCSGALREALEALQQRLPTLSIDDQVALFLDPTTARLMGEAEHRSYLTRSPDFPLDVDRPAALFASWYELFPRSITDDPQRHGTFNDVHERLPMIRDMGFDVLYFPPIHPIGMQHRKGRNNALKAEPGDPGSPYAIGSPEGGHEAIHPQLGSRDDFRRLVAAAAEHGLEIALDFAIQCSQDHPWLKEHPGWFSWRPDGTIRYAENPPKKYQDIVNVDFYAPEAVPSLWLALRDVVVGWVEEGVKTFRVDNPHTKPLPFWQWLIGNVRSQHPDVIFLAEAFTKPAMMARLGKVGYAQSYTYFTWRNHKQELREYFEQLNQPPWSQCYRPNFFVNTPDINPFFLHTSGRAGFLIRAALATMGSGLWGMYSGFELCEGTPLPGKEEYLDSEKYEIRPRDFTQPGNIIAEIAQLNRIRRQNRALQTHLGVAFFNCWNDNILYFAKRTPERDNYILVAISLDPHNAQEAHFELPLWELGLDDNAETQGEDLMNGHRWSWYGKTQWMRIEPWHLPFGIWRIEKAG